One region of Marivirga arenosa genomic DNA includes:
- a CDS encoding glycosyltransferase family 2 protein, with translation MANKVAVVILNYNGRNYLEQFLPNVLENSSPYQVIVADNASTDDSVHFLESQFPEIQLIKIPENLGYAGGYNYAFKYVEAEYYVLLNSDVETTKSWIEPVVELMDENTEIAACQPKIRSFHNKKYFEYAGAAGGYIDFLGYPFCRGRIFSTLEKDQGQYDDNRSVFWATGACLFVRAKDFHELGELDAEFFAHMEEIDFCWRAKNRGKQIYYCGKSTVYHVGGGTLNTESPFKTYLNFRNNWLLLYKNLSQKEFVKIKFKRTILDYIAFIQLTVVGKYSNAKSISKAHRDFRKMSKKYSQNEKEGFTHPEVFSRSIIIAYFLKGFKSFTKLKFTL, from the coding sequence ATGGCTAATAAAGTAGCAGTAGTAATATTAAATTATAATGGCAGAAATTATCTTGAACAATTTCTGCCTAATGTATTAGAAAACTCAAGCCCTTATCAGGTGATTGTGGCTGACAATGCCTCAACTGATGATTCTGTTCACTTCTTAGAATCTCAGTTTCCTGAAATTCAACTTATTAAGATACCTGAAAATTTAGGTTATGCTGGTGGTTATAACTATGCGTTTAAATATGTAGAAGCAGAGTATTATGTGTTGCTTAATTCTGATGTTGAAACTACAAAATCATGGATTGAACCTGTGGTTGAACTCATGGATGAGAATACAGAAATTGCAGCCTGTCAACCTAAAATTAGGTCTTTTCATAATAAAAAATATTTTGAATATGCTGGTGCTGCAGGTGGTTATATAGATTTTTTAGGTTATCCTTTTTGTAGAGGCCGTATCTTTTCTACTTTAGAGAAGGATCAAGGCCAATATGATGATAATCGATCGGTTTTTTGGGCTACCGGGGCGTGTTTATTCGTACGAGCAAAAGATTTTCATGAATTAGGCGAGCTTGACGCTGAATTTTTCGCTCACATGGAAGAGATAGATTTTTGCTGGCGAGCTAAAAACAGAGGAAAACAGATTTACTATTGTGGGAAAAGTACGGTTTATCATGTTGGGGGTGGAACCTTAAATACCGAAAGTCCTTTTAAAACCTATCTTAATTTTAGAAATAACTGGTTATTGCTTTATAAGAATTTAAGCCAAAAAGAATTTGTAAAAATTAAATTCAAAAGAACAATACTTGATTATATAGCCTTTATTCAGCTTACGGTAGTAGGGAAGTATTCAAATGCTAAATCTATAAGTAAAGCACATCGTGATTTCCGAAAAATGAGTAAAAAGTATTCCCAAAATGAAAAGGAAGGTTTTACTCACCCTGAAGTATTTTCACGCTCTATAATTATAGCCTATTTTTTGAAAGGGTTTAAAAGCTTTACAAAGTTGAAATTTACATTATAA
- a CDS encoding serine hydrolase domain-containing protein, translating to MKKTLLVFIVCSLFFSELFSQYYPDQNWERKSAKELKLNQALLDSAVSVAENNENAVNKDLRIAIMEAFSREPDFEILGEVKERGGPAGVIIKDGYIVAEWGDINRVDMTFSVAKSYLSTVAGLALDENLISDINDKAYHYVWDGTFSGAHNKKITWDHLLTQSSDWSGQQFGLYDWADRPPREGEIDDWRARKLNEPGTFYKYNDVRVNVLAYSLLQVWRKPLPVVLKEKIMDPIGASTTWRWLGYDNSYVNVDGLKVQSVSGGGHFGGGIFINSLDHARFGLLFLRNGKWGNKQLISEDWVKSVQESSTANPDYGYLWWNNSQEKWEGVSKDVYYAAGFGGNYIIIDEKNDMVVVSRWIDNSKIDDVMRLLQEAVK from the coding sequence ATGAAGAAAACACTTTTAGTATTTATAGTATGCTCATTATTCTTTTCAGAATTATTCAGCCAGTATTATCCTGATCAAAATTGGGAAAGAAAATCTGCAAAAGAACTAAAGCTTAATCAAGCATTATTAGATAGCGCAGTATCTGTGGCTGAAAATAATGAAAACGCTGTTAATAAAGATTTAAGAATTGCCATCATGGAAGCCTTTTCACGTGAGCCTGATTTTGAAATACTGGGGGAAGTAAAAGAAAGAGGTGGACCTGCAGGCGTGATTATTAAAGATGGATATATAGTAGCTGAGTGGGGCGATATAAACCGAGTGGATATGACCTTCAGTGTAGCCAAAAGTTATTTATCTACTGTAGCTGGACTTGCACTAGACGAGAACTTAATTTCTGACATTAATGATAAAGCCTACCATTACGTTTGGGATGGCACTTTTTCAGGAGCTCACAATAAAAAAATCACTTGGGATCATTTATTAACGCAATCCTCTGATTGGTCGGGTCAACAGTTCGGATTGTATGATTGGGCCGACAGACCCCCAAGAGAAGGTGAAATTGATGATTGGAGAGCCAGAAAGCTTAATGAACCTGGTACTTTCTATAAATATAATGACGTTAGAGTTAATGTATTAGCCTATTCACTATTACAAGTTTGGAGAAAACCATTGCCAGTGGTTTTAAAAGAAAAGATCATGGATCCTATAGGCGCATCTACAACCTGGCGATGGTTAGGCTATGATAATTCTTATGTGAATGTTGATGGATTAAAAGTACAGTCTGTTAGCGGTGGTGGTCATTTTGGTGGCGGTATATTTATCAATTCATTAGATCATGCCAGATTTGGATTACTATTCTTAAGAAATGGTAAATGGGGCAATAAACAACTAATATCTGAAGACTGGGTGAAAAGTGTTCAAGAATCTTCAACCGCAAACCCAGACTATGGTTATTTATGGTGGAACAATAGCCAGGAAAAATGGGAGGGTGTATCCAAAGATGTTTATTATGCAGCTGGTTTTGGTGGAAACTATATTATCATCGATGAAAAAAATGATATGGTGGTAGTAAGCAGATGGATAGACAACTCGAAGATTGATGATGTGATGAGATTATTACAGGAGGCAGTGAAATGA
- a CDS encoding T9SS type B sorting domain-containing protein: MRKLLLSIFLTVLSFALLAQGSFESENGLFTVNYLKGCEGTRITLTPTDTVGTVFICFDADLSDLAANNSCFGNPAQSSDDFSFIYNDAGNFDILFLRQLPNDQVYDSISVSIFESIPVEVLISNCTDNTIFDLNQENDIYDRYDINFGDGSNLTGVQSSDFPISHTYADPEIEYTVSITPFFDGTGNNNCQNNTSSESFIPIDQQESAASLNSLEILSDESFEIAYSLNANQTYQLQLSENGKDNYQNVQLISGQTSGNYTFENLDIDGNFYCVRIVTSSLCSGETLSSEELCTIQFAAQAQERGNLLSWNSQSFQESRVFKNGELIFSGSSTFLDENLLCGQSDDYQIVAVSESGIEISSLIKPVTSFTGSPTIPIDQISLNVISDTELQISWEVPAGLNPNNFIVYKKQRLEDDFTRIAEIEQNSFTDIGFAFFEREFYYSVSYTNNCGGISPVTTIASNILLTLNQNDNILNFNWNEYTGYSNNLANYFLSKYDNDLNLISREQIGLETTFQEDLTDTDDQLVFYQVQAVSETGLTSFSNLVRFKIPSIFSVPSAFTPNGDALNEVIRVRGKFINEVEFSIYNRWGGLVFRSNDIEIGWDGYLTNRPAPEGTYAYSIRVVDEFGEEYFKSGVFNLIR; encoded by the coding sequence TTGAGAAAGCTATTATTATCTATATTTCTTACTGTTTTATCATTTGCACTTTTAGCTCAAGGAAGTTTTGAAAGTGAAAATGGTTTATTTACAGTAAATTATTTGAAAGGTTGTGAAGGTACAAGAATTACTCTTACTCCAACAGACACCGTAGGTACTGTATTTATCTGTTTTGATGCTGATTTATCGGATCTAGCAGCAAATAATTCATGCTTCGGTAATCCAGCACAGTCTTCAGATGATTTCAGCTTTATCTATAATGACGCAGGAAATTTCGATATATTATTTTTAAGGCAATTGCCAAATGATCAAGTATATGACAGTATATCGGTTAGTATATTTGAATCAATACCCGTAGAGGTGTTAATATCGAATTGTACTGACAATACAATTTTTGATTTAAATCAAGAAAATGATATTTATGACCGTTATGATATAAATTTTGGTGATGGTTCTAATCTTACAGGCGTTCAGTCCAGTGATTTTCCAATAAGTCATACTTACGCTGATCCTGAAATAGAATATACCGTATCAATAACTCCCTTTTTCGATGGAACTGGAAATAATAACTGTCAAAATAATACCTCATCTGAATCTTTTATACCCATTGATCAACAAGAATCTGCTGCAAGCCTTAATAGTTTAGAAATACTATCGGATGAAAGTTTTGAGATTGCCTACTCATTGAACGCAAACCAAACTTATCAATTACAATTAAGTGAGAACGGGAAAGATAATTATCAGAATGTTCAACTAATCAGTGGGCAAACTTCAGGTAATTATACTTTTGAGAACTTAGATATTGATGGAAATTTCTACTGCGTTAGAATTGTTACTTCAAGCTTATGTTCAGGAGAAACTTTAAGCTCAGAGGAGTTGTGTACTATTCAGTTTGCTGCTCAAGCACAGGAAAGAGGGAATTTATTAAGTTGGAATTCTCAATCTTTTCAAGAAAGTAGAGTTTTTAAAAATGGTGAACTGATATTTTCAGGCAGTTCCACCTTTTTAGATGAGAATTTATTGTGTGGACAAAGCGATGATTATCAAATAGTAGCTGTAAGTGAATCAGGAATAGAAATATCTTCATTGATTAAACCTGTAACTTCATTTACAGGCTCACCTACTATCCCTATCGATCAAATATCATTGAATGTTATATCTGATACAGAGCTACAAATAAGCTGGGAAGTACCAGCAGGACTAAATCCTAATAATTTCATAGTGTATAAAAAGCAAAGGCTTGAAGATGACTTTACCAGAATTGCAGAGATAGAGCAAAATAGTTTTACGGATATTGGTTTTGCTTTTTTTGAAAGAGAATTTTATTATTCAGTTTCTTACACTAATAATTGTGGAGGAATATCGCCAGTTACTACCATAGCTTCAAACATATTATTGACACTAAATCAAAACGACAACATACTAAATTTTAACTGGAATGAATATACAGGATATTCCAATAATCTCGCGAATTATTTCTTATCAAAATATGATAATGATTTGAATCTTATTTCAAGAGAGCAAATAGGTTTAGAAACTACTTTTCAAGAGGACTTAACGGATACGGATGATCAATTAGTTTTTTACCAGGTTCAGGCAGTTTCTGAGACAGGTCTAACTTCATTTTCTAATCTTGTGAGATTTAAGATACCTTCCATTTTTTCTGTTCCATCAGCTTTCACGCCAAATGGTGATGCATTAAATGAAGTGATACGAGTAAGGGGTAAATTTATAAATGAGGTTGAATTTAGTATCTATAACAGATGGGGCGGACTAGTATTTAGAAGTAATGATATAGAAATAGGCTGGGATGGATATTTAACTAATCGCCCTGCTCCTGAGGGAACCTATGCGTATTCAATTCGTGTTGTAGACGAATTTGGTGAAGAGTATTTTAAAAGTGGAGTATTTAATTTAATTCGATAG
- a CDS encoding 6-bladed beta-propeller, translated as MIRVLCLVAVSFLIVSCGGSKEGEKTSFQSIQINLDEAKTLKASDHFKLKDIIYFSDSLVVDNLMKVSVHNDYLVLHCGWGLDYLLIKNMITGNEILISEKGEGPNQYQELSNFFINPDGQIELLDGQSGKILTFDLEGNLKSVYQNELMQGTKSLMSLNGEDYFLYGGNFYAGKSGYQMQIWNRNKGKVKASYLPFDEQKADFMLFIEPRNFSKNPASFYQVYNQHVYELIEDGVKDSLYLDFGQDNIPAELLDNSYQDVREFSQAMAKSGYAYGLGNFLLEEDLMFALVRKKEKDFHVYTNTKTGESTVVDKISNDVFGLQTEEKIGYQHRPIAMNGNHIYFIVSLEAQNENLEEELIKNSSKSDLNQTLLSKIQNFEDGDNLAIVKCEINGF; from the coding sequence ATGATTAGAGTTTTATGCTTAGTAGCCGTTAGTTTTTTAATTGTTTCATGTGGAGGTAGTAAAGAAGGTGAAAAAACTTCCTTCCAATCCATTCAGATTAACCTGGATGAAGCGAAAACGCTCAAAGCAAGTGATCATTTCAAGCTTAAGGATATTATTTATTTTTCTGACAGTTTAGTGGTGGATAATCTAATGAAAGTCTCCGTACATAATGACTATTTAGTGCTTCATTGCGGTTGGGGATTAGATTATCTCCTCATTAAAAACATGATTACAGGTAATGAGATATTGATATCTGAAAAAGGAGAGGGGCCTAATCAATATCAGGAACTAAGTAATTTTTTTATCAATCCAGATGGCCAAATCGAGCTTTTGGATGGTCAGTCCGGAAAAATATTAACATTTGATTTGGAAGGTAATTTGAAATCAGTCTATCAAAATGAGCTTATGCAGGGGACAAAAAGCTTAATGAGTTTGAATGGAGAAGATTATTTCCTCTATGGAGGAAATTTCTATGCTGGAAAGTCAGGTTATCAAATGCAAATTTGGAATAGAAATAAAGGAAAAGTGAAAGCAAGCTATCTCCCTTTTGATGAGCAAAAAGCAGATTTTATGCTTTTTATCGAGCCAAGAAATTTTTCGAAAAATCCCGCCAGTTTCTATCAGGTTTATAATCAACATGTTTATGAATTGATTGAAGATGGGGTAAAAGACTCTTTATATCTTGATTTTGGTCAAGATAACATTCCAGCCGAATTATTGGATAATTCCTATCAAGATGTCAGAGAATTTAGCCAAGCTATGGCCAAAAGCGGATATGCCTATGGCTTAGGAAATTTTCTGTTGGAAGAAGACCTAATGTTTGCTTTAGTAAGAAAAAAGGAAAAGGATTTTCATGTATATACCAATACCAAAACAGGCGAATCAACTGTTGTTGATAAGATCAGTAATGATGTTTTCGGGTTGCAAACTGAAGAAAAAATCGGATATCAGCATAGACCCATAGCCATGAATGGCAACCATATTTATTTTATAGTAAGCTTAGAAGCCCAAAATGAAAATCTGGAGGAAGAGCTAATTAAAAACTCATCAAAAAGTGATCTCAACCAAACACTACTATCAAAAATTCAAAACTTTGAAGATGGAGATAATCTTGCTATTGTGAAGTGCGAGATTAATGGGTTTTGA
- a CDS encoding GEVED domain-containing protein, whose product MRTIFTRLNFLVLACVLLTSTAMAQTLQQRKKISNQYNIQTLKQLEVDFATKAKKEKEQAIKVAKQKGWEVRMQFDDGRIAELQKLTPSGEPIYYITYNVDAARSTRANWLNSGGGLGLNLMGDDMTAHVWDGGLARASHQEYDGAGGTNRFSIGDGTTTLNYHSAHVTGTIIASGVDPQAKGMAPHANAVGYDWNNDLSEATSAAAGGMLISNHSYGYRGDQLPDWYFGAYIAESRDWDNLMYNSPYYMMVVAAGNDGNQNSYNGSPLGGNSSFDKLSGHSTAKNNMVVANAQDANIDANGNLVAVAINSSSSEGPTDDYRIKPDITGNGTGVYSTYESSNTAYNSITGTSMASPNVAGSLLLLQEHANNVFGNYMRAATLKGLALHTADDAGITGPDAVFGWGLMNTKRAAETITAAGNESKIEELTLNNGESYTITVESDGVSPLLASISWTDLGGTANTGTTNLSTPVLVNDLDIRVTQSSNTYQPYRLTGVNSNAKGDNNVDPYERVDINNASGTYTITVTHKGSLNSGSQNFSLIVTGVSGTPVVCEATTPTNLGSSNVGSNSADLSWDAVTGATYDVRYRQAGTSTWTVESVSASSVTLTGLSATTQYQAQVRSKCSGGTNSAYSASINFTTTEVQLVYCNSNGNSVADEYIGRVQLGSLDNSSGAAASGYADFTSQSTNLGKGDPATITVTPEWTGTVYSEGYSVWIDYNQDGDFSDAGEQVWTQSATQATPVSGSFTVPASALSGNTTMRVSMKYNGVPTACESFSYGEVEDYTVNITEGTPEVCTVPTSLSASSIGENTATLSWSSESAANDYTLRIRVNGTSTWTTLASSSNSTGVSGLSAETQYEWQVRSNCSSSNSAYSSSSFFTTDAPVVITYCNSSGNNSSYEWIQRVVLGSIDNTSGDNGGYADFTSQVANVQRGAATSMNVQAAFSGSSYTEYWSIWVDLNQDGTFSSGERLVNGSSSSSNLLSATLNIPSTALTGTTRMRVTMKYNAEATPCEVFSYGEVEDYTINITDSPANFAMADLGSELLGKEDNISVYNMYPNPAVDKLNVNIKNIDASKGIQIYSSNGALIRTISTADELNVIDVSTLEKGMYILKAHTVKEAVSANFMVK is encoded by the coding sequence ATGAGAACAATTTTTACTAGACTAAATTTTTTGGTGCTTGCTTGCGTGTTGCTCACAAGCACAGCAATGGCTCAAACATTGCAACAGAGGAAGAAAATTTCTAATCAGTATAATATTCAAACACTAAAACAACTTGAAGTTGATTTTGCAACCAAAGCAAAAAAAGAAAAGGAGCAGGCTATAAAAGTTGCCAAACAAAAAGGTTGGGAAGTTAGAATGCAGTTTGATGATGGAAGAATAGCTGAATTACAAAAGCTGACCCCTAGTGGAGAACCCATTTATTATATCACTTACAATGTAGATGCAGCAAGATCAACAAGAGCTAATTGGTTAAACTCTGGTGGAGGCTTAGGCCTAAACTTAATGGGTGATGACATGACTGCTCATGTTTGGGATGGGGGCCTTGCAAGAGCTTCTCACCAAGAGTATGATGGAGCAGGTGGTACAAATAGGTTTTCTATCGGAGATGGAACTACCACATTGAATTATCACTCGGCTCACGTTACAGGTACTATTATAGCATCTGGTGTTGATCCACAAGCGAAAGGAATGGCTCCCCATGCAAATGCAGTAGGGTATGATTGGAATAACGATTTATCTGAAGCTACATCTGCCGCTGCAGGAGGTATGTTAATATCTAACCACTCTTATGGATATAGAGGTGATCAATTACCTGATTGGTATTTTGGTGCTTACATTGCGGAATCAAGAGATTGGGATAATCTAATGTATAATTCACCTTATTACATGATGGTTGTAGCTGCCGGTAATGATGGAAACCAAAACAGTTATAATGGTAGCCCATTAGGTGGTAATAGCTCATTCGATAAATTATCAGGTCATTCAACGGCTAAAAACAATATGGTTGTGGCTAACGCTCAGGACGCAAATATTGATGCTAATGGTAATTTAGTTGCGGTTGCCATAAATAGCTCTTCGAGTGAAGGTCCTACTGATGATTACAGAATTAAGCCAGATATTACAGGTAACGGTACTGGCGTGTATTCAACTTATGAAAGTAGTAATACTGCTTATAACTCCATTACAGGTACTTCAATGGCTTCTCCAAATGTAGCAGGTAGCTTATTATTATTACAAGAGCATGCTAACAATGTTTTTGGTAATTATATGAGAGCGGCTACTCTTAAAGGATTAGCACTTCATACTGCAGATGATGCAGGGATCACAGGTCCTGATGCTGTTTTTGGATGGGGATTAATGAATACTAAAAGAGCTGCTGAAACGATTACTGCAGCTGGCAATGAAAGTAAAATTGAAGAATTAACTTTAAATAATGGTGAATCTTATACTATCACGGTAGAGTCTGATGGTGTTAGTCCGTTATTAGCGTCAATTTCATGGACTGATTTAGGAGGAACTGCAAACACGGGTACAACTAATTTAAGTACTCCAGTTTTAGTAAATGATTTAGATATCAGAGTAACTCAAAGTTCAAATACCTATCAGCCATACAGATTAACAGGCGTAAATAGCAATGCTAAAGGTGATAATAATGTAGATCCTTACGAGAGAGTTGATATAAATAATGCAAGTGGTACTTATACTATTACAGTTACTCATAAGGGGTCTTTAAATAGTGGCAGCCAAAATTTCTCATTAATTGTAACTGGTGTATCGGGTACTCCAGTTGTTTGTGAGGCTACTACACCAACTAATTTAGGATCATCAAATGTAGGTTCTAACTCAGCTGATTTAAGTTGGGATGCAGTTACGGGTGCTACTTATGATGTTCGATACAGACAAGCTGGTACTTCAACTTGGACTGTAGAAAGCGTTTCTGCTAGCTCTGTTACTTTAACAGGTTTAAGTGCAACTACTCAATATCAAGCACAAGTGAGAAGCAAATGTTCTGGCGGAACAAATTCTGCTTATTCGGCAAGTATTAATTTCACTACTACTGAAGTTCAATTAGTATATTGTAATTCTAATGGAAACAGCGTGGCAGATGAGTATATTGGTAGAGTACAGTTAGGAAGTTTAGATAATTCTTCTGGTGCTGCTGCTTCTGGTTATGCTGATTTCACTTCTCAATCAACTAATTTAGGTAAAGGGGATCCTGCAACTATTACGGTTACTCCGGAATGGACAGGTACTGTTTACAGTGAAGGTTATAGTGTATGGATTGATTATAATCAGGATGGAGATTTCTCTGACGCTGGTGAGCAAGTTTGGACGCAATCTGCTACTCAAGCTACACCAGTAAGCGGAAGCTTTACAGTTCCTGCATCAGCTCTTTCTGGTAATACCACTATGAGAGTGTCAATGAAGTATAATGGCGTGCCAACTGCATGTGAATCATTCTCATACGGTGAAGTTGAGGATTATACAGTTAATATTACCGAAGGTACTCCTGAAGTATGTACTGTACCTACTAGCTTATCAGCTTCAAGTATAGGTGAAAATACGGCTACCTTATCATGGTCGAGCGAAAGCGCTGCCAATGATTATACATTAAGAATTAGAGTAAACGGAACTTCTACTTGGACCACTTTAGCTTCTTCTTCAAATTCAACTGGTGTTAGTGGATTATCTGCTGAAACTCAATATGAATGGCAGGTTAGAAGTAACTGTTCAAGCAGTAATAGTGCTTATTCATCTTCTAGTTTCTTTACTACGGATGCACCAGTTGTAATTACTTATTGTAATTCAAGCGGAAATAACTCTAGCTACGAATGGATTCAGAGAGTAGTATTAGGTTCTATTGACAATACAAGTGGAGACAATGGTGGATATGCTGATTTCACTAGCCAGGTAGCAAATGTACAGAGAGGTGCAGCTACTTCTATGAACGTTCAAGCTGCATTTAGCGGAAGCAGTTATACTGAATACTGGAGCATCTGGGTTGATTTAAATCAGGATGGTACTTTCTCATCTGGTGAAAGATTAGTAAACGGATCATCAAGCAGCAGCAATTTACTAAGTGCAACCTTAAATATTCCTTCTACTGCTTTAACAGGTACTACAAGAATGAGAGTAACGATGAAGTATAATGCAGAAGCTACTCCTTGTGAAGTATTCTCATACGGTGAGGTGGAAGATTATACCATAAATATCACAGATAGTCCTGCTAATTTTGCAATGGCTGACTTAGGTTCTGAATTATTAGGGAAAGAAGATAATATTTCAGTTTATAATATGTATCCAAACCCAGCTGTTGATAAATTGAATGTAAATATCAAGAATATTGATGCTTCTAAAGGAATTCAAATTTACAGCAGCAATGGTGCATTGATCAGAACTATTTCTACTGCAGACGAATTAAATGTTATTGATGTTAGTACCTTAGAGAAAGGAATGTATATTCTTAAAGCTCATACCGTTAAAGAAGCGGTGAGTGCTAATTTCATGGTTAAGTAA
- a CDS encoding proline iminopeptidase-family hydrolase, with translation MKRFLVAAVFTILFFGCQKNESLKPHEGKVKVEGGEIWYKVMGEGDGTPILTLHGGPGGTHRYFYKLSPQNKSRKVILFDQLGSGRSDYHTDTTLMTVEHFVEQVHKVVNDLQLDEFYLLGHSWGGALALEYYSQHPEGIKAMILSSPLISTPRWEADADTLVTTLPERYQEIIYEANETGNYTTASYDSANNYYWGKFGVRTERKKHPMDTVDASSNSVIYNYMWGPSEFRCTGTLKDFDASDELPNIKVPTLFVTGEFDEARPETIEYFSKQTSNSEFAVVAGAGHSTLNDNQEGYNEILSSFLNSIE, from the coding sequence ATGAAGAGATTTTTAGTAGCAGCGGTTTTTACAATTCTATTTTTTGGGTGCCAGAAAAATGAAAGTTTAAAACCTCATGAAGGGAAAGTTAAAGTTGAAGGAGGGGAGATTTGGTATAAAGTAATGGGAGAAGGAGATGGAACTCCTATCTTAACACTGCATGGTGGCCCCGGAGGAACTCATCGGTATTTCTACAAATTAAGCCCCCAAAATAAGAGCCGAAAAGTTATACTTTTTGACCAACTAGGAAGCGGAAGATCAGATTATCATACTGATACTACACTTATGACAGTTGAGCATTTTGTGGAGCAAGTTCATAAAGTGGTGAATGATCTTCAGTTAGATGAATTTTATCTGTTAGGTCATTCGTGGGGAGGAGCCCTAGCTCTTGAATATTATTCACAACATCCAGAAGGTATAAAGGCTATGATATTGAGTAGTCCGCTAATTAGCACGCCAAGATGGGAAGCAGATGCTGATACTTTAGTAACTACATTGCCTGAGCGTTATCAAGAAATTATATATGAAGCAAATGAGACTGGAAACTACACCACTGCTTCATATGATTCAGCTAATAATTATTATTGGGGAAAATTTGGTGTAAGAACGGAAAGAAAGAAACATCCAATGGATACGGTAGATGCATCATCTAATAGTGTGATTTATAATTATATGTGGGGGCCAAGTGAATTTAGATGTACAGGTACTCTTAAAGATTTTGATGCTTCTGATGAATTACCGAATATAAAAGTCCCAACATTATTTGTTACAGGGGAGTTTGATGAAGCAAGACCTGAAACGATCGAGTATTTCAGTAAACAAACATCTAACTCTGAATTTGCCGTAGTTGCGGGTGCAGGTCATTCAACCTTAAATGATAATCAGGAGGGGTATAATGAAATTTTATCTAGCTTTTTAAATTCTATTGAATAG
- a CDS encoding DUF1028 domain-containing protein, with product MKKSFLIILITFLNLNLFAQLNRPTDPLAHTYSIVARDANTGEMAVAVQSHWFSVGTAVSWGEAGVGVVATQSFTNKSFGMRGLAMLKSGLSPQEALDSLLNNDEGKAFRQVAILDVKGRVATHTGAKCIDEAGHANGKNFSVQANMMLNDTVVPEMEKAWKKYSDLPLAERMVKVLEAAQAQGGDIRGKQSAALLIVKPEASDEPWNDSVLDLRVDDHENPVKELNRLVKVYRAYQHMNQGDLYVEKAQMQEAMNEYNAAMEMFPDNLEMQYWTAITLANDGKTDKAVEMLQKIYAEDANWRELTKRLPKVGLLNVEDKELKKLLK from the coding sequence ATGAAAAAGTCATTCTTAATAATACTTATCACTTTCTTGAATTTAAATCTATTTGCTCAATTAAATAGACCGACAGATCCTTTAGCGCATACTTATTCAATAGTTGCTAGAGATGCTAATACAGGAGAAATGGCAGTGGCAGTTCAAAGCCATTGGTTTAGTGTGGGTACAGCAGTATCTTGGGGAGAAGCAGGTGTTGGAGTAGTAGCGACTCAATCCTTCACCAATAAATCATTTGGCATGAGAGGTTTAGCTATGCTAAAGTCTGGTTTAAGCCCACAGGAAGCCTTGGATAGTCTATTGAATAATGATGAAGGTAAAGCCTTCAGACAAGTTGCTATTTTGGATGTTAAAGGAAGAGTGGCAACTCACACGGGAGCTAAATGTATTGATGAAGCAGGTCATGCGAATGGAAAAAATTTTTCCGTGCAAGCCAATATGATGCTAAACGATACCGTGGTTCCCGAAATGGAAAAGGCTTGGAAAAAATACAGCGATTTGCCATTAGCGGAAAGAATGGTGAAAGTTTTAGAAGCCGCTCAAGCTCAAGGCGGAGATATAAGAGGAAAGCAATCCGCTGCCTTGTTAATTGTTAAGCCAGAAGCTAGCGATGAACCATGGAATGATAGTGTATTAGATTTGAGAGTGGATGATCATGAGAATCCTGTAAAGGAATTGAACAGATTAGTTAAGGTGTATCGTGCCTACCAGCATATGAATCAAGGTGATCTATATGTAGAAAAAGCGCAGATGCAAGAAGCCATGAATGAGTATAATGCGGCCATGGAAATGTTTCCGGACAATTTGGAAATGCAATATTGGACGGCTATTACTCTAGCCAATGACGGGAAAACTGATAAAGCAGTTGAAATGCTTCAAAAAATATATGCTGAAGATGCAAATTGGCGCGAGCTGACGAAGAGATTACCTAAAGTAGGATTGCTCAATGTGGAGGATAAAGAGTTAAAGAAATTATTGAAGTAA
- a CDS encoding YbaB/EbfC family nucleoid-associated protein yields the protein MFDMMKMMGQIKEVQGKVKQAQENLVHITADGEAGAGMVKATVNGKKQVISIEIDESLMNDKDKEMIQDLTVAAVNKAMEEVDGLAKEEMKKATDGVLPNIPGMDLGNMFNG from the coding sequence ATGTTTGATATGATGAAAATGATGGGACAGATTAAAGAGGTTCAGGGCAAAGTAAAGCAAGCTCAGGAGAACCTTGTTCACATTACAGCAGATGGTGAAGCAGGTGCTGGAATGGTGAAGGCAACAGTAAATGGTAAAAAACAAGTGATCAGCATCGAGATTGATGAATCATTAATGAATGATAAAGACAAGGAAATGATTCAAGATTTGACTGTAGCGGCTGTAAATAAAGCTATGGAAGAGGTAGATGGTCTTGCTAAAGAAGAAATGAAAAAAGCTACTGATGGGGTATTGCCTAATATACCTGGAATGGACTTAGGTAATATGTTCAATGGCTAA